A window of Haloarcula sp. DT43 genomic DNA:
CGTCGTCTCCGACGTGGGGGGCGAGGCCGTCGATGAGTTCGTCGGGTTTGTACGTCCCGCGAGAGCCGACCAGTTGCTTGACAAACCCAAGAATGCCGGTCGTCTTCCGGAGGAATTTAATCGAATCACCGACGCCGACCTTTTGAGAGATTTGCATCAGGCGCTGGTAGTTCATCACCCCCGGGATACCGACTTCTACCGGGAGTTCGATACCGCGGGCGCGGATGTCTTCGACCCACTCTAGCACGGTGTCCGGGTCGTAACAGAGCTGGGTGACGATGTATGTCGCGTACGGTGCTTTCTGTGCCATCGACTCCGCCAGCGTCTCGTCATCGATGAAATCGTGACCCTCGGGGTAGCCCGTGATGCCGACTTCTTCGAAAGAGTACTCTGTCTCTGCGAGCACTTCGAGCAGGTCCAGTGCCGACCCATACTCGCCAGCCGGTTCCTCGCGGTCACCACCCGGGACGAAGATGTCCGTAATGCCTGCCTGCTCCAGACGCTCAGCGATTGCTTTGAGTTGCTCCCTGTCCTCGATGTACCGGGCCGCAATATGTGGCACGACATCGAACCCCATCTCGGCGGCTTCTTCCGTCTTTTCGACGGTCTTCTCGATGCCGAGCTGTGGCGATGTCGTGATTGCGATGGTCGCGTCGTCGGGGAGGTGGGTGATCTCCTCGTCGAAGCTCTCGAACGGCATCAGTTCGAACCGAGCGCTCGTCAGTAGCGTCTGGACACCCTGACTGTCTGAGACAGCACGCGTTCCGAGGGCCATGATTTAGCTGGAATTAGGCATACCCGTACTTCGCTTTGTGGGTGGGGCATCGAACCCGTTTATAAGTGACCCCACTGTCACGCGCTATGAGGCGTACACTGTCGGATTCGACTGGCCACCCGCTCGAAGGTGACGGTGTGGTTCGGTTCGTCCGTGAGCCTGCACAGGACGAGGTCCAACAGATTGAGTTCCTCGAGCAGGTTCCGGGTCTGGCCCCGTTCGAGATTCAGACAGCGCTGGACTTCGTATACCGTGTCCGCATCGGCCACGGCGTCCGCGACATCGCGCAGGTGGACGTCGGCCGGCAGTCCGAGCCCGTCAGTGACCAGTTGCTCGTCGGGGAGTTCCCCGACCGATTCGCTGGTGGGGCCTGCTGAGTCTGGTGCGGTAGGTTCTGCCGCGCTAGCTTGGCTGTCCTCGTCGCCGGCTTCAGTCTGGTTCGCGTCGTCGTCGCACTCCCTCGCCTCGCTGTTGTCACTGGAGGTGTTGTACCTGTTCGGGGTGTGGATATCCGCTTCTATCATGTACCGTCGGACCGTCTCGGAGGAGACGTCCATCTGTATCTGCTCGGCGATTTCTCTGAAGTTGTCGCACTCGTCGTACAGTGCTTGCAGGTAGTCGGTGTCCTCATACGGCGGCACGGAGTCGTCGCGGACGGCGGCGAATGGATCGGATTCAAAGTCGGTCTCGCGACCCGACTGTATCTCTGTCGATGCCGCACCGTCTGACTGTGGGGTTTTCTGTGCCCCGTCGTCTTCGTCACCGACACGCTCCGAATCCGGCACAGCCGACCCGTCTAGCGATGCACCACCGTCAGTATCAGCCGGACTCACTGCGCTGACTGTCGCTGTGTCGCTAGAGCCAGCCCTCTCTGGCTCACAGTCGGCGCTAGCTGTCTCATCTGATGCAACTGTGGCGTCGATTGTCAGGTCCACCGTCAGGAGCAAGCCGTCATCGGCGACCGTCACCGAGGCGTCACCAACCGAGAGTGAGGCACCGGTAGTTGACGGAAGGGTGGTGGCTGACGGTGAGAATGTGACTTCGAGATCCCCACTCTCCGTCAGCCGTGCCGTCTCCGGCGTGAGATTTCCATCAGCGCCGCCGCCGGACCGCAGTGAGACCGGCATCGCCACCGTCACATCGAGGACTGCAGCACCGGTATCGGCCGGCGATGCTTCGACGGTCTTGATGGACCGGCCGCGGGATTCGTACGCATCGATGACCTCCGCGAGTGCCGTGAACGCGTCGTGAAGTCCCATGTTATTGATTGACTATGACACGTTATGGTGTAGAGATAGGTGTGGAATAGCGAACCCATTTATAAACCCCCCCCCTAAATGACGGTCCCCAAAACACGGCTGAAACAGAACGTATCGACGACTACCGGACTCGTGCAGGTCATCGCGGTCTCGCGATACCCGCGAGCCGCTCTCCCTGCACGACGACAGACTCCCTAGCGAGCGAGAATATCACTCCTCGTTCTGTCGCTGAGACAACCTGTTGTTGCTCGAACGAGGCGGGTTCGTAGACTGTCCCCAGTCGCTCACCAGCGGCAACGGTGTCGCCGACGGCGATGTCCGGCTGACATTCGAACAGCCCCGATTCCGACGCGGTGACTGGCTCCGCATCGTTTCGGAGTACCGTCTGTGCAGCCTTTGATTCTGGCTCTTCCGGGAGGAGTGCCTGTTCGCGCAGGAGATTGTGTATCCCGTCGACACCAGCCGCAACCGCGTCCTCTGCAATTCGGCGACTGTTCGATAGTTCTGCGGTGATAACCGGAATCCCGGCTGCCGCAGCCGCAGCCCGGAATGTCCTGCCGGACCCGTCGTCGTCCGTATCCTTGGGTGCGTCGGTGAGCCTGTATGCAGTGCCGAACGCTTCGGCGAGGCCCTCGGCGGCTGGGTCGTCTGCCCGGCATCGGACGTGTTCCAGCATATCTGCTGTGCCGGTGTGGAGGTCGACCGCCGCGTCGGCGTCTTTTACGAGTTCCCACAGGCGAGCGGCGAACTGTTCCTGTAGACTGCCATTCACGTCGCCTGGCCACACGCGGTTCAGGTTCGGGTTCATCACGTCGTACTCGCCCGGAGTCATGTAGGACCGGTGATCGAACGCGAGCTGATTCACTACCGGAACGACGAGCACTGTCCCGGCGATGGCCGCGTCAGTCAGGCGGTCATGTAGTCGACGTAACGCGGCTGGACCGTTGAGTTCGATGCCGTGTTGGGCCGCCTGAATATACACGGTCGGTCCGGAGCCGCCGTCGTATCGGTGGACAGTCACAGACACGTCTCGCCCCGACGGCAATCGTCCGAGCTGTCGGTCAGTCGTCGTGTGCGTGACGGCCCTGTAGTCCATATCAAACCCCGGCGACGCGAAGACAAAAACGCTGGGAGTTGGAGCGTCGCTGGATAACACGGAGTGGGGCTGTGATTCCTCTCAGAACAGAGCCACTGGCCGATACGGCGATCATCGCTGATCTGAAATCATCCTGTTGGAAATATCACACAGGGATGGTAACACATTACTTGACAGTACAATCGGACTGTTTGAACTCACTCGAAATCTCTGAATAGCGGCGATAATCACCGTAGGGAATCCAGATTTATTAACAATGGTACTCCTGTTATCCTGAAACACTACCTGACACTCCTACAATATATTGCAAAAGAACCCGGGCAGGCGGTAACTATATTGCCACGCCATCGTACGGTCTACCCAGAGTTATGGAGCCTACCGATAGCCTGCCGACTCAGGCCGACACTGTCATCGTCGGCGCTGGAATCGTCGGCTGCAACGTTGCTTACCAATTGACGGAGCTTGGCCGGGAAGACGTCGTCGTGGTCGACCAGGGACCGATGCCAACCACGGGCGGGTCGTCGACGCACGCCCCCGGTATCATGTTTCAGACCGCCGAACCGAAGGTACTCAGCCAATTTGCGGACTACAGCCGCCGGCTGTACTCTGACCTCGAAGGCGCGGACGGTCGCCAGGCGTACAGCGAAACGGGCGGTATCGAAGTCGCACGCAGCGAGGAGCGCATGGACTTCCTCCAGCGGCGCGTCGAGTACGCCGAGGCGTGGGGCATCGAGGACCCGCAGTTGCTCTCGCCGGAGGAAGTCACCGAGCATCTCCCGCTTGTCGACGCCGACCAGATCGAGGGCGGCTACTACTCCCCGACGGACGGGCAGGTATCTGGCGTCGTCGCCTGTGACGCACTGGCCAGAGAAGCGATGGACAGAGGCGCGAAGTTCGTCCCGCACACGCGCACCGAGGACGTGGAAGCGGAGGACGGCGACGTACAGGCCGTCGTCACCGAGAACGGCACCATCGAGTGTAACGAGGTCGTCGTCGCGACGAACATCTGGGCCCGACAGCTCGGTGAGAAACTGGACGTGCACCTGCCGGTCACGCCAGTCGAGCATCAGTACACGATGACGGAACCGCTCGACGAACTGGCCGATAGCGCGGTCGACATCACCGACCACCCGCTGTTCGAGAACTACGAGAACGTCTCCGGCGAGAAGGCCAAGCGGCTCCTCGTGGGTCCGGACCGGCCGATTCTCCGCGACCAGGACAACGCCATGTACTACCGGAACCATGGGGACGCCTACGGCATCGGCTCGTACAACCACGAGCCGATTGTGCCCGACCCGCAGGACCTCGGCGGCAACGACCCCGACGGCGAGCAGGGGTCCGTCCACGAGTTCACCGACTACCACATGGACAACGCGACCCATCCGGATCGGCCGGACAAAGCCCCGCGTCAGGCCAGCGACGAACTGCTCCCCGCGACGGCCGGCAAGGAACTCGAACACAAGTACAACGGCATGTTCGCGGAATCACCGAACGGGCTCCCCGTGATGGGGCCGGTCCAGGAGTACGACGGCCTCTGGACGGCGGCGGCCATCTGGGTCACCCACGCCGGTGGTGCCGGGAAGGCCCTCGCCGAGTGGATGGAAAACGGCGTTCCGCGGCTCCCTGACGGGCCTATCGACCTCGCACACTGCGATGTGAACCGCTTCGACGAGCACGAGGGCAGTTGGGACTTCGCCCGGGACATCGGCGGCGAGGAGTACCGCATCGTCTACAACATCATGCATCCCAAGTGGGTCTGGACCGACAAACAGCGGGACATCCGCCGGACCCCGATGTACCACACCCACAAGAAGTACGACGCCGAACTGTGGGCCGAGGCCGGCTGGGAGGAACCACACTGGTTCGACTCCAACGCCGACCTGCTGGCGGAGTTCGGCGACCAGATTCCGGACCGAGAGGGCTGGGAAGCGAAGTACTGGTCGCCAATCGAGGGCGCGGAGGCGCTGAACGTCCGCGAGAACGTCGGGCTTCACGACATGACCTCCTTCAACAAGATGGAGGTCATCGGAAGCGACGCCGGCGAGTTCGTCCAGTACCTCTGTACGAACGACATGGACATCGACGTGGGCGACGTGAAGTACACGCTGATGTGCAACGAAGGCGGCGGCGTCCGGGCCGACATCACGGTCACGCGGACTGATGAGGACCGTTACCTCCTGCTGACGACGGGCCGGGAGGTCGGGAACAACCACGTCGCGTGGGTGCGCGAGCAGTCCCCCGACGACGTGGTCGTCAACGACGTGACCTCCAGCCTCGCGGCGATGGTCTGTACGGGCCCGAACGCTCGGAAGGTTCTGTCGAAGCTCACTGACGTCGACCTCTCGGACGACGCCTTCCCGTTCTTCACGAGCCAGCAGTTCTTCGTGAAGAACATTCCAGTCACTGCGCTCCGTGTCTCCTATGCGGGCGAACTCGGCTGGGAGTTCTATACGCCCTCGGAGTACGGCGAGCGCCTCTGGGAGCACATCATGGAGGCCGGCGAGGAGTACGGTATCCGCCCGTACGGCAACGGCGCGCTCGACTCGCTCCGTATCGAGAAAGGGTTCCGGCTCTGGGGCAAGGACCTCCACACGGAGCACAACCCCTACGAGGCCGGCCTCGGCTGGGCTGTTGACCTCGAAACCGACTTCATAGGGAAAGAGGCAGTCGCGGCGGCCGCCGACGGCGACAACATCGACCACAAAGTCGCGTGCCTGACGCTCGACGACGAGGACGCCGTCGTGCTCGACAACAAGCCGGTCCTCGACGGCGATGAGACCATCGGCTACCTCCACAGCGCCGAGTACGGCTACACCGAAGGTGCGTGTGTCGCTTACACGTACCTCCCGCCGGAGTACGCCGAACCCGGCACTAGCGTCGAAATCCTCTACGAAGGGGAGCGCTACGACGCAACGGTCCGCGAGGAACCGCTGGTCTCCTGACTTCGGCCACTCGACCGTTGCCCTCGGCGCTTTTCTAGCGGACAGTGCGGCCGCGCTCGGCGCGGGCAGCCAGTTCCGTTCGCTGTCGTTTAAACGGGTGTACTATCCGTGGCCAACGGTGATGTAGTCTACGAGCGGAAAATCACACGTATGACAAGGTGGAACGCGTCTAGCGATGAAGTTACTGCAGTAAGCCCAGATATAACCGACGAAAAGAACGCTTTGCCTGCCAAATATTTCACAGACCCTGCGGTTCACGAGCTCGAAAAGGAGAAAGTATTCGGCCAGTACTGGGTCTACGCCGGACACGCCAACGCTATCTCCGAGCCCGGAGCGTACTTCACGCGAACTATCGGCGACAAGCAGGTGATCATCGTCCGCGACCACGACGACGACATTCGCGCATTCTTTAACGTCTGCGCACACCGTGGCTCGAAGATGGTCGAAGATACGCCCATGACCAACCCCGGAAACATGGGTCGTATCCGCTGTCCGTATCACATGTGGTCGTATGATCTGGACGGCGACCTGGAAAGCACGCCAAAGAGCTTCGAGGAGGCGGGGCTCAACCCGGACCTGGATGACGACGAGGTCTGCAGTTTGGATGCCAGCGAAAACGGACTCAACGAGGTCCAGACTGACCGGATCGGACCGTTTGTCTTCCTCAACTTCGCCGACGACCCGATGCCACTGGCTGAGCAGGCGGGGTCGCTGAAAACGGAACTGGAAGACATGCCTCTCGAGGAGTACGAACACGCAGCGCGATACGTGTCGGAAGTCGACTGCAACTGGAAGACCTTCGCGGGCAACTACTCCGAGTGTGACCACTGTCACGCGAACCACCAAGACTGGATAACCGACATCGAACTCGACGAGTCAAACCTCGAAGTCAACGACTACCACTGGATTCTCCACTACACCCACGACGAGGATGTCGACGACGAACTACGCATCCACGAGGAAAAGGAGGCGAAGTTCTACTACTTCTGGCCGAACTTCACGGTGAATATGTACGGGACTGCTGACGGGTACGGTACGTACATCATCGACCCAATCGATGAGGGGCGGTTCCAGTTGATCGCGGACTACTACTTCAGTTCTGCGGAGATGACTGACGCAGAACAGGAATTCGTCCGGACGAGCCGGCAGCTACAGGAAGAGGACTTCGAACTCGTCGAACGCCAGTACGAGGGGTTACAGTCCGGGGCGCTCGCCCAGGCACAACTGGGGCCGAACGAACACACCGTCCACAAACTGCATCGACTCGCACAGGAGGCCTACGAATCTTGAATTCGGTGTCACGGACAGACCCGCAAGAGGACGTGTCCTTCGTCGCTCGCTCGACCGAGACAGGGGCCCGCGTGGAGGCGTCGACAGCGAACGAGGTGATTGGGTTCTATCGACGCCAGCAGGAACTGCTAGACACGGATCTCGAATGGGTGTTCGCGGAGCATCCGGCCGTCACTGCGGCCCCAGACTCAGACAGTATCGACGCCGTCCTCCGTGAGTTAGACGACTACTTCGAGAACGGCGTCCCGCTTGGTATTCTCGCCGCCGCGATGAGTAAACAGGGCTGGACCGTCGGAGACACGTTAGCCGAAGTGTACGAACTCCGAATGAGCGGCTCCCTCTGGGAACCACGCGCCGATCACCTCCGGCCGGTCTGACGGGTCGCCAACCGTCACGCTGGTCGGCTATTACTTGCCGTGAACCACTCTATTCGCTCACTCACTCACAGCAGCAGTCACGGTTGTTCGCAGCGGCCAGTCGCTTCAGTGGGCTGCCAGAAACTGTAAGCTGGGTAGAATGCTGAGGTTCGGCGCAATCTGAGCGCCGAGTCGTCGTCCGACTCCTCATTCAAGTAAATATGTGCCACAGAGCCTCTCTACTATCGGAATCCTCAAAACAAATACTCGGGCCACCGATGTTTTTATACCTGTGACAGAAGCAGTCCCGAATGAGATACATGAGCACAGAGACTCCCCCATCTCGGGCGGATACCGTTATTATCGGTGCTGGTGCCGTCGGGTGTAGTGTCGCATACCACCTGACGGAGCTTGGCGCGGAGGATGTCGCCGTCATTGACCAGGGACCACTCCCGGTAACGGGCGGCTCGTCCGTCCACGCCCCCGGCATCATGTTCCAGACGTCGCCATCAAAGATTCAGACGAAGGCCGCCCACTACACCAGCCGATTGCTTTCTGATGCTGGCGTGTACGACGAGGTCGGTGGCATCGAAATCGCCCGCAGCGAGGACCGGATGGACTTCCTCCGGCGGCGCGTCGAGTGGGCCACTTCCTATGGCTTGCCAGAACCGCAACTACTCTCGCCGGAGGAAGTGACCGAGCATCTCCCGCTGGTCAATGAAGAGGAAATCCTCGGCGGTTACTACTCACCGACCGACGGACGTGTCGACGGTATCGGCGCCCTTCAGTGGTACATGGAGAACTCGTCGGCGTCGTTCTATGGAGACACGGAGGTCACCGATCTAGACGTGTCGGGCGGGGAAATCAACGCTGTCGAGACCGACCAGGGCCGCATCGACTGCGAGCGAGCGGTCATCGCAACGAACAACTGGGGCTACCAGACTGGCCAGCTAGCCGGACTGGACCTGCCGATTGCACCGGTCGAACACCAGTACGTCGTCACCGAACCGATGGACGAACTCGCCGACGCCGAGACCTCGGTCGGCGACAACACGACCGGGCTGGACGTGCCCGGAGATCGCTCTATCGCGGAGTACATGAGCGAGGGGCCACACCAGCCCGTCGGCCGCGACCAGGACCACTCGCTGTACTTCCGGACCCACGGCGACGCGCTCGGACTGGGGTCGTACAACCACGAGACGCTCTCGGTCGACCCCGAGGCGATGGGGAAAAACACCGAGGAACACCAGGCTTCGGTCAGGGGGTTCACGAAGGAACACTGGGAGACGCCGACCCACCGCGGACGGGACAAGTCGGCCAAGCAGGCCTTCGACGAACTACTACCGGCGACCCAGGACGTAGAGTACGAAGCAACCGAGAACGGCATCTTCGTGTTCACGCCTGACGGCATGCCGGCCGTCGGCGAGACGGCGCAGGTCGACGGGCTCTGGACCGGGCTGGCCATCTGGTGGACCCACTCTGGCGGCTACGGTCGCATCCTCGCGGAGTGGATGGAGAACGGCACGCCCCGACTGCCGTCCGGACCGGTCGACACCGGCGGCATCCACGTCCGGCGGTTCGAACCCCACGCGGGCGAGAAAGAGTACTTTGTCGACCGTGGGGCCAAACGGTACGAACAGGTCTACAGCATCGTCGAGCCACGGTGGCAGCCCGACGACCACCGGGGGCTCCGGACGAGTCCGTTCTACCACCAGCAGAAGGAACTCGGCGCGGAGTTCTACCAGAGCGGCGGCTGGGAGACGCCACAGTGGTACGAGTCCAACAGCGACCTGGTCGAGCGCTACGAGGACCAGATCCCCGACCAGGACGGCTGGCAGGGCGTCAATCGCTCGAAAATCGAGGCCGCCGAACACCTCCACACCCGCGAGAAGGTGTCGATGTTCGACATGACGACCTTCAGTTCGATCATGGTCGAAGGCGAGGGGAGCCAGGCGTTCCTCCAGCGGGTCTGTAGCAACGACATGGACCTCGATGTCGGACAGGTCCGCTACTCGCTGCTGCTGAACGAAGGCGGCGGCATCCTCGCAGATATCACCGTCGTCAAACTCGATGACGAGGAGTTCATGGTGACGACCGGCGGCGGGAACTCCCCCGGTATCCACGGCGGGCACCTCGAAGAGGAGGCTCCTGCGACGGTGTCAGTCCACGTCGAGGAGGGTGCGAAGTCCACAATCGGCCTCTGGGGGCCGAACGCGCGGCTCCTCCTCCAGCGGTGTACTGACGAGGACGTGACAAACGATGGCTTCCCGTACTTCCGTGCCAAGCAGATATATGTCGGCGACGTGCCGGTCATCGCGCTGCGGGTCTCGTACGTCGGCGAACTCGGCTGGGAACTGTGGGCCCCGACGGAGTACGGCCAGCGCCTCTGGGAGACGCTGTGGGAGGCCGGACAGGACCTCGGCGTCCGACCGATGGGCGGCGGCGCGCTCAGTTCCATGCGACTAGAGAAGGGCTTTCGGCTCTGGGGGACGGACATCGATACGGACTCGAACCCCTTCGAGGCCGGACTGCCTTTCGCTGTCGACATGGATACCGAATTCATCGGCAAGGAAGCGCTGGAGACCGCACGCGACGAGGGTATCGACAGCAAGATCACGCCGCTCACGCTTGATGACTCGACCGACATCATGCTCAGTGGCCGCCCGGTGCTGAAAGATGGAGAGGCAATCGGCTACGTGCAGGCCGGGAACTACGGCTACAGCATCGGCGAATCGATTGCGTACACGTATGTCCCATCCGAATACACCGAAGCCGGAACGTCGGTTCAGATACAGTGCGAGGGCGAGACCTACGATGCGACGGTGCGTGACGAACCGCTGTTTGACCCTGGCCGGAACCGAATCCTCAAGTGATGAGCCAGCGCACTGAACCGACGACATCGGGATAAGACCCGCCACGACACGAACACATGACACAATCCGAATCGGAGACGCTACCAGTCACGTACGCAGATATCGAACGAGCCCGCGAACGCTTAGACGACGATACGGTCGTCAAGCAGACGCCGGTCGAACGGAGTACGTCACTCGGGGAATTCGTCGACGCCGAGGTGTACCTGAAGATGGAACACCTCCAGTGGACGGGGTCGTTCAAGACACGGGGCGCGTACAACAAAATCTCACAGGATGTCGCCGACGGCGTGGACGAGTTCGTCGCCGCCAGCGCTGGCAACCACGCCCAGGGTGTCGCCCTCGCCGCGACGAACTGCGGTGCGGAGTCGACCATTTTCATGCCGGAGGACGCACCACAGGCGAAGATAGACGCCACCAGAGGCTACGGCGGGACCGTCGAGTTGGTCGGCAACGACTTCCAAGAGACGATGTCACACGCCCAGGCTGCCGTCGAGGAGACCGACGCCGAGTTCGTCCATGCCTACGACGACCTGGACATCATCGCAGGCCAGGGAACCCTCGGCACGGAGATGTACCACGACTGCCCCGATGTAGACACGGTCGTCGTTCCCATCGGTGGCGGTGGTCTCATCAGCGGCATCTCGACAGCAATCAAACACCTCTCTCCGGAGACCCGCGTCGTGGGCGTTCAGGCGACCGGCGCGGAGACAGTCCACGAAAGCCTCGACAAGGGGATGCCGGTCGTCCTCGACGAGGTCGACACCATCGCCGACGGTATTGCGACCGGCGGTATCTCGGAGACGACACTCAACATCATCGAGGCGAACGTCGACGAGGTCGTGACCGTCTCGGACACGGACATCGCACGGGCGATTCTCCTGTTGATGGAACGGGCCAAACAGGTCGTGGAAGGTGCCGGAGCCGCCTCTGTGGCTGCCATACTGAGCGACGGCCTCGACGTGTCGGGCGAGACGGTTATGCCGCTGCTCTGTGGCGGCAACCTCGACATGACACAGATGCGTGAGGTCCTCATCCACGCGCTGACCGAGCGCCAGCAACTCCTCCAGCTCCGGGTTCGCATCGACGACCAGCCCGGCGTGATGGAGGAGATCTCCGGTGTTATCGCCGACCAGGGTGCCAACATCCACGACGTCCGCCACGAGCGCTCAGTCGATAATCTCGAAATCGGGGAGGCCTACCTCGTGTTCAACGTCGAGACGAGCGGTGCCGAGCACGCACAGACCATCATCACGGCGATACGCGACGCGGGCTACCCCGTCGACAACGTCGCACGGAAAACCTAACCGCTAGTACGTTTGCCAGAGCACCGCTCAGATCGGGGGTGCCATCTTGTGTATCGTCCCAAATAAACCGATTTCCCGACTTTGACGGCGGTCTAATTACCGTGTTTTCCGTATCAGCACCCGAGCCCACGTCGGTGAGACGCACCCTGTGCCGATTTGAAATAAGCACCGAGAACCACGGTGGTATCGACGATGTGTCACTCCGTATCCGAGCATCATGATAGTGCGAAACACCAGCTTAATAGGGGTCAAATGTGTTTCAAACAACACATGGTGGCAGCCATTAGTCTGGAGACAGCAAAGCGACTCATTGAGGCAGCTGAAGAACGCGCTAACGAGATCGACAATCCGATGGTCATCACGGTCGCCAATAGCGAGGGGAACCTGATCGCTCAGCACCGGATGGATGGAGCCTGGTTGGCGTCCGTCAATATCTCGCGGAACAAGGCGTATACGTCGGCTGCACTCGACACGCCGACACACGACCTCGCGGAACCGTCAGAGCCTGGCAACTCTCTGTACGGCCTCGACACGCGCGACGAGGGTCGGATGGTCGTGTTCGGCGGTGGGTACCCACTGGAGAAAGACGACCGTATCGTTGGCTCGGTCGGTGTTTCCGGTGGTGCGGTGGCCCAAGACCGTGACGTAGCCGAGGCCGCCGTCACGAAGTGGCGTGAACTCCTCGAAAACGATGCGGTAGAAATGGCCGAGTGAGAGGATTGTGCTGCTAGAATAGGAAAAATCCCAGCGGATAGCGGTGGAGGCAGACGCGCCTCCGCGGAGATACTAACAGCAGCGATCACTAATTTTTGCTGACAAATGCGACCAAGGAGACTAGCTCGATACGCTCGAACAACCGTGAGACCCGCTCGGATATCCTGAACGGGGGAAACCTATAACAGGATTGTAGTGGAAGTGCAAGTGAGTCAGGCAACATGTACGACCACATTCTCGTCCCGTACGACGGCAGTGACGAGGCCCGGAGAGGGGCAGAACACGGCATCGAACTCGCGGCCGCGCTCGACGCGACAGTCCACGCGCTGTACGTGATCGATCTGCCGGGGACGCCGCGCGCACTCGCGCTCAGAGATGACGAGGAGGAAGTCCGCGAGGAGTATCGGACCTACGGGGAAGAGGTTCTATCGGAACTGGGTCGCTTCGCCGAGGGCCACGGGGTCGCCTACGAGACCCACTTCCGGACCGGCGCGCCCAGCGAGGAGATCGTGGAGTTCGCCGAGGACGAGGCCATGGACGCCATCGTCCTGGGTTCGGCGTTCCGCGGGAAACTCGGGAACCTGCTCGGCGGCACCACGGACAAAGTGGTCCGGACGTCGAGCGTGCCGGTCATCAGCCAGCGGATGAGCGTCAACGACATCTGACCGGCGTCACTGGTCTATCAGCCGGGTCTCGCGGATGTAAATGACTAGGCTCGCGCTGAGGAAACTGAACCCCGCGAGCCGGAAGTCGCCGACCGTCATCCCGACCAGACCGACGCCCATCAGCAGCGCCGCTACCGCGGCCGCGCCCGTCGCCAGTAGCCGTCCCATACCGGGCGTAGACGGGGGTCCGGGATAAAGGCGCGTCTCTCGCCGCGGGGCCGGGGAACCTCAACGTATTAGTTCTCGAACCTATAGACCGGGAAAAACGGGTAAAGGGCCTCAATCCGTCATATATTGGGGTCTAAGGTGAAGTTTTAATAGAGTAGCATTACTGGGTATGCATGAGACGGAGTAGCATATAGTTCACGTCGACAACAGCGCCGTGGGCACGCCGTGCCCGCCGAAGCGTACAGTGAGACAGACAGGATGCGACCGTTGGAGACGCGCTACGCCAGGTTGTCGCTGGCACGCCGGTGGCGACGGACCATGACAGACACGACCACGACAATGAGACACAACAGTTCAGTACCGCGTTCGAGAGGGGTAACGTATGTCAGACAGTGATGACAAGGGCGGCGGCATGTCGGACGGGCTGCAGGTCGAATTGTTC
This region includes:
- a CDS encoding GcvT family protein; the protein is MSTETPPSRADTVIIGAGAVGCSVAYHLTELGAEDVAVIDQGPLPVTGGSSVHAPGIMFQTSPSKIQTKAAHYTSRLLSDAGVYDEVGGIEIARSEDRMDFLRRRVEWATSYGLPEPQLLSPEEVTEHLPLVNEEEILGGYYSPTDGRVDGIGALQWYMENSSASFYGDTEVTDLDVSGGEINAVETDQGRIDCERAVIATNNWGYQTGQLAGLDLPIAPVEHQYVVTEPMDELADAETSVGDNTTGLDVPGDRSIAEYMSEGPHQPVGRDQDHSLYFRTHGDALGLGSYNHETLSVDPEAMGKNTEEHQASVRGFTKEHWETPTHRGRDKSAKQAFDELLPATQDVEYEATENGIFVFTPDGMPAVGETAQVDGLWTGLAIWWTHSGGYGRILAEWMENGTPRLPSGPVDTGGIHVRRFEPHAGEKEYFVDRGAKRYEQVYSIVEPRWQPDDHRGLRTSPFYHQQKELGAEFYQSGGWETPQWYESNSDLVERYEDQIPDQDGWQGVNRSKIEAAEHLHTREKVSMFDMTTFSSIMVEGEGSQAFLQRVCSNDMDLDVGQVRYSLLLNEGGGILADITVVKLDDEEFMVTTGGGNSPGIHGGHLEEEAPATVSVHVEEGAKSTIGLWGPNARLLLQRCTDEDVTNDGFPYFRAKQIYVGDVPVIALRVSYVGELGWELWAPTEYGQRLWETLWEAGQDLGVRPMGGGALSSMRLEKGFRLWGTDIDTDSNPFEAGLPFAVDMDTEFIGKEALETARDEGIDSKITPLTLDDSTDIMLSGRPVLKDGEAIGYVQAGNYGYSIGESIAYTYVPSEYTEAGTSVQIQCEGETYDATVRDEPLFDPGRNRILK
- the ilvA gene encoding threonine ammonia-lyase; this translates as MTQSESETLPVTYADIERARERLDDDTVVKQTPVERSTSLGEFVDAEVYLKMEHLQWTGSFKTRGAYNKISQDVADGVDEFVAASAGNHAQGVALAATNCGAESTIFMPEDAPQAKIDATRGYGGTVELVGNDFQETMSHAQAAVEETDAEFVHAYDDLDIIAGQGTLGTEMYHDCPDVDTVVVPIGGGGLISGISTAIKHLSPETRVVGVQATGAETVHESLDKGMPVVLDEVDTIADGIATGGISETTLNIIEANVDEVVTVSDTDIARAILLLMERAKQVVEGAGAASVAAILSDGLDVSGETVMPLLCGGNLDMTQMREVLIHALTERQQLLQLRVRIDDQPGVMEEISGVIADQGANIHDVRHERSVDNLEIGEAYLVFNVETSGAEHAQTIITAIRDAGYPVDNVARKT
- a CDS encoding GlcG/HbpS family heme-binding protein yields the protein MVAAISLETAKRLIEAAEERANEIDNPMVITVANSEGNLIAQHRMDGAWLASVNISRNKAYTSAALDTPTHDLAEPSEPGNSLYGLDTRDEGRMVVFGGGYPLEKDDRIVGSVGVSGGAVAQDRDVAEAAVTKWRELLENDAVEMAE
- a CDS encoding universal stress protein → MYDHILVPYDGSDEARRGAEHGIELAAALDATVHALYVIDLPGTPRALALRDDEEEVREEYRTYGEEVLSELGRFAEGHGVAYETHFRTGAPSEEIVEFAEDEAMDAIVLGSAFRGKLGNLLGGTTDKVVRTSSVPVISQRMSVNDI